GACAGTAGAAGCATGTTGCTTCTTTTGGATCTGAGGAGGGAGGGGTAGAACTGGTTTTTAACTTTGGATCCACTAGAAAGaagatccatcatgagactttccttTCTAGTTCTttgagggagctttcctctttttcccctttccATGTCCAATAGCCAGGTCTAGGGTAGCAGCAGGAGTGGATGCGAAAACTTCCTTTTATTCCACTTTCATCAGTTCTTAACAaaccttgaagtttgctcaaggtgaCTTCCTCCTTTCTCAgatgataagtcatcttgaatTGATCATAGCAAGGAGGCAAAGAGTGCAGGAATATGTTtatagccaactcttcatcaaatttgacattcaacttgagcaaacgatccacatacctctgTATCCTTTGTaggtgggtcgtgatggactctccatccttcattttggttgttataAATGAGGTGACAATTTCGTACCTCTCTTGACATGCtatttgatggtacttttccattaAGTTCTGGCACATCTCGTAAGGCCAAAAATCCTCATAGAACCGCAGTAGCGCGGGAGTCATAATGGCCACCATAATGCACGACACTTAGGTCTCTTCCTTGCATTTTGCCCTATACTCAACCATTTCTTCGTGAGTAGCAATGGCTTCATCTATCTCGATGAGTTCCTTGTCTAGAATATGCTCCTTATCCTCGAATCGTAGGTCCATTccaatgtttctgatccaatcattgaaattggatccatcaaaagtgaccctCCCACAAATGTTCAAGAGAGAAAGTGGGTTCGAGGAGTTGTTGTAGTTGGAGGTTGAGCCAGAAGTGCTGTTTGGGCCAGACATCtgaaaaaagaagaaagacaagtttttgATTAGATaggaaatccttaatataacacccaaatgaaatattaaggctaaagcccaacacaataattcacaattaagaaaagggatgtcgtaatccaattggaaattatttgaaggaaggtaaatgacgatttatcaattccaccacgaaaaacaaaatttaaataaattaggttttattaaatgaaattcctagatcttttgagatccattgaactattcaatggcatgtttaatctcgattatgtccttcaagtttgtgactgggataccgagggtcACAAACattgtgtgaataaccatgcaaattagcttggtactttcgatgtcatttaccacctaatcaatgtgtcggttaaccatacatgctccattgatctatgaaaattTACGAGATACCCAATGTCACCCTTTGTTAGACcaagttagtgtgttggttaagcacacacgctccactaatgacttggcaAAGTGCAatatgcaatttcatggattagcatcaaattcacattttcataaagtaactaagagtggaaatttataaaaacatttagttacttcatatagatcattatacttattaatgagagaattaatgtcctatcctacccgttcggctaatgacctccaccaatcaaggaagcggtgggtgatagtggacacccattcaaccgccattttataggcagtttccttatactccgcttatagatcggctttgtgaataaggcctactaacggtaatactaacttttcttttatatatatatatatatatatatatatatatatatatatatatatatatatatatatatagtataagggtatattttaaacatttcaaaatactagggttttatctaatttaaaattttgaaaatgaatACCTTTTAATTTAAAGTCTTAAATATTATAAACCTTGATTTAATAAATATCCAAAATTAAACaactaatttaaattattaaatctcaTAGTATTatccattaaattaaataaataatttaacctaatcattttatcccctagatttcaaaattttgggaAGGGATATATCAAATCATTAATAtccatttaaacaattaaaagataatagctacccaaaaccctagatttttgaaATCTAATCTTGGTAGAATATTCGAAATTTCTAGGGTTAGCAAACTCTAAAAATCGAAATCATGAGGGTCAAAGGAAAAGGTTCAAAAATCCTAATCCAATTTCGAACctagggttttgaaaccctaatttcaaaaaaTTCAAGCCCTAGGGTTtaaaagccataaaccctaatttgtcaaattcaATCTATTGTATCAAATCTAAATGAAAACAAAACCAAAGGTTCTTATACCACTAATGATTTTTATACAAACAattctatgtgtgcatgcaaccctagattggatctatgttttctctattagacatacaagcattaaACACAAAAGGAAAAACCTATATGCATCTAATATTCGAAATCTACATATGAAAGTTTAGATCATATACCTTTGttgctatatagtaataacaaccaattcttgaagatcctttgctcttgagaacaagtaccacaagggtagtacctctaatggcgcACAAACACACTTGGGCaagaggatgaatatgagagagttGAGAGAGGAGTAACTTGCTCAGAAATTTGGCTTTTCTTGGGTTTCAAGAGGGTGCATGAATTCAAGAGGccaaagggtctatttatacttgaggctagctGGGGTTTTGAGGTAGAAACTCTAATTTCTTAGCTTAGgtcctaagcaagtccatggactccttccttagggCTTGGATGAAAATCTCTAGAACCTTCTAGGGATTTTCTGCCCTCCCTAATaagggtgatccaatggcccaaaactTCAACTATCAACTATTTACAAAACAGCCCAGTACTTTAGTctattcctttaatcccaaaaataattccaaattaatttctgattagaTACTTAccaacaatatgatttctaattaatatattattcctataatatattaataaatcatatttatgcaccaatttattattctaaataataaaatcagCCTCTTTCTCCAATGGTCATCCTGTCTAGTTgttagtgtgaaggcaacccaaaggggacatgctactatcaaatcaaatacataccaattatagttatgaacttagacacctaatccaacaattatatcatcCACTACTGCGATGGGGGATTGAATTAGATTGTTGTATAATCTATTATTCTTTGTCGTGCAAATTCTCCAAATGAGACCATATAGCATGGTGTATATCATCTTCCGCTTCTTAGGACAATTTCCCCTTCTTGCTCCTAAGTTTAAGAGATCGGCTACTCCTGAGAATTACTTATGAGGAATTTCACACCATTTAAAAATTCAATCTAGAACCGATAAGGTGAAAGAACATCTGATGAGAACATGGTCAACAAATTCTTCTTCTATATCAGTGAACTCGCACTGCATTGAAGTGATTGGAACTCCTCTTTTTACAAGGGTATTAGCTATTGAAATTCTATCGAGCTTCGCGCTCCATACGAAACATGACACTCTTAGCGGGGTAGTTTTTAGCCATGTAATGGTATCCCTACCTTTAGTAGTGATCTTGGAGTCCACGACTTTTTAACAGCCTCCATAGTGAAATTCCCATCAGGATTGAGTATTTGAGTAAGCATAGAAAATTGTCCGCCCCCTACGTAAAATTGTTATTACATAAAAGTGAGTTTAATTCTGATAACTCCAATTGAGCTTGAGCAGAGCTGGATGCAGATGTCCACACCCATTTAAATCTGTCTCCTACTCTCCTTTCAACAATATAACAAGATTTTAAGGATTCAAGTAAGTAGAGCCTTGGAAAACAAGATTGTAGATAAACCTATCCATATATCTTTCCAATGGAGTGTGTTGTTTCCTAAAATAACCTGAAATTGAAAAATGTCTTTAGGGGCAATGCCTAAGCTATAAAGATCAGCGAAGGAGTTGGTGATGCTTTGCCAAACGCCTTGtaacttttgtttttttgtttttttgttttgttgtgttttgttttttttttttttgtttttttttttttttttttttgcagctaCTGTCCacgattttattttaaatttgggAACCCTCGAATAACTTTACTCCATAAATTATTGTTCTCGGTTTACCATTTGAGTAGCAATGAGATATTTTGAGCTTTTAGAGATCCGACATTCAAGCCCCCTTCACTTGGTGGTTATTATTATGTAAATtgtattaaaaaataattatttttactaATACTCATTTATATCGGttaattttagttaatttcccTTGGCTTAAAAGACAAGCAATACAGTAATACTCCAACATAACAAAGTAACAAACAATTAATAACGTTAGTTTTTTCTATTAATCCCCAGCCAAGCATTTTGGAATTCGCTTCAAGGGTTAACATTGTTGCAAACCAACTCCTCAATTTCACCATTGTTTCATAGCAATATTGTTCTTGTCCCTTCCCCAAATTTACCCGCATTGAAAAGAACTACCGAAATTAGTGCTGTTTTGCAACCTCCGTTTTCCCCTTTTCAATCTCTTATCTGAAGAATAAAAAGgtaatttcagaaaaaaaaaaaaaagaaaaaaagagataAAATCTTGAAGTTTTACAAGTCTGGGTGTAAAGAGGTTAGATTTCCAACACATTAAATGGGTTTCTTCAAATTCTTTTGCCTGTTTTTAAAGTTCATTGGTTTCATAATTCTATGTTTTAATGTGTTAACATTTGCTGGGGTTTCTTTGAAATTCGATATGTTCTGATGAATAGATTGTCTGTTCATATGTTTGTTTGATTCAACcctaaaactttaattttgattGAGAATTTATATATCTTGCGTTGATATAATAGGTTTTGATTCATTCATTGGCGAGTGTTACGAAAGTTCTCTGTTAAGCTGTTACATAGGCATTAGGTTTCATTGTTTGCCACTAACGActtaattaaattattacaatTAAGGATATGAGGAAGATATAAACAAGTTAATACGCATTTATATTCTACAACGATGTAATTCGTAGGTGTCATTGGGGGTAGGCATGCACAAACCAGTTCATTTTTCAAACCGAACCGGTTCTTTAAACCGGTTCGGTTCACCTCCTAGCCAAGCAAAACCAGTTCAGCCTCAAACCGGTTCATTCAAAAAATTAGTCGAATCTATCTAAACCGGTTACACCGGTTCAATCGGTTCTAAaccggttcggttcggttccaaACCGGTTCACACGATATAAACCGGTTCTAAACCGGTTTCAACGAATAAAATCTCGAACGGGTGTAAACCGGTGATTCGGTTCTCAAACCGGTTCGGTTCACTGTGGACCGGTTCAACGTAAACCGGTTTACCGGTTCTTTGACCAGTTCGGATCTTGAACCGGTTTTTTTGTGCATGCCTAATTGGGGGTGGGTCTTGATGTAGTTGAATCTATCCATTTATGTGATCCAAatgataaacaaaaaaaaaaacttgattcaTTGAATCAATGAGTAACCCAATGGGTTGGCCCATACAGGTCTATCGGATCATGATCCGTTTATTAAGATTTAGTTGGTCATGAGGCTATTTCATGATCCATTAGCATAAGGACATCAGTTTAGCCGAATCGATCCAAGTCAGACCTAGtgacaaacttttttttttctcctaTTAAGTGTTTTCactgtttaaaaaatattttagaaaATGTATAGAaggaaaaaaagtaaaaaaaaggaaaatttgtAAATAGTTAGGATTTGATGGAGAAAGACTCATTTATGATTTTCTCTGTTAAGTTGTTCTTTCTACGCgaagtcaaaaataaaaattcataTACAACTTAAGTCCGGTTTCATTAAATCCATTAAACCAAAAGGAaatgagtcaaacaacacctttttttttatgttttcactTCATTAAAGTAGTCAAATAATTTCTTAGAAGTCCTTTAATAAATCAAGGAGATGCTAGAATTGGTTAAGGAATCTCTTCATATATTAGTAGTTGTTGCAAAATAGAATAAGTGTCATTTTGGTTCATAATAATTTACTACTTTGTCGATTTTGAAAGATACATATGATTAAGCGGAATACGTTCATTAAATTTTTAATCATGAATTTTTTaggttttttattatatttttatttgggCAAATTGCGAGGAATAGCGACGTATTTAACTTTTGCTACCAATTTGGGCAAATGTTTACTATAATATCGACATACTTATATTGTTTTTCCTTCCAAAAaacttacttatattgttttaacCATAGTGGCAATGCAAATATCTTTCTTTACCAATAACAACAATGCACTTTATTTTTTACACATTTTTACCTTTAATAGCAACATATTTACAATTCACTACCAATATGAGCAATATACTCTTTGTTACATATTATTGGTAAAAAAATGTAGATATGTTGCTATTAGGTATCAAGAAATGTAAGTACGTTTCTATTATCAGTAAAAAGATAAGTATGTCGTTATTATGGGTAAAAATATAAGTAGATTGTTGATAGGGGTAAAGTATATTGCCTGTGTTGGTAAAAAATGTATAGGACGTTGCTACTTCTGCAATTGCTAGATCGATAAAATGGGGAAAGTATTTTGTTCCTTTTAGTATTTTTGTTGTAACACCCTATTCTAGAAAAATAACAACTTTAAATGATTTTTTATATCAATACACAAGTCATCAAAAAGTAAGTAGCCAACCATCATAAGAAACGATCCAATCAATTTAATCTACTTTATATATCTAATTAACTAATCATGCATAACAAACAACATATTTGACTGACTCATTCCATTCATTCGAGTCAACCAAACATGATAATGGAATGTAACGATCCATTTCATTACCTTACTCATTTTATTACGCTGTTCATTCCATTTATTTGTGATTTCATTTCATCATAACAAACAAACCCTAAATAAACAAAACCTTTTCAAATGATGTTTATCAATTGCTATTAAAACAACACTGTATTATTTTTGTGTGTACCTAGTTTTCACGATAACTCAAACTCACCTGAAACATGGCCAATAGGGTGTATTTTGGGCTTGCTCATGGACTCATGGTTCTCTTCCTAAAAATAACAACCATAATGCTCATTATTGAAATGAAGCATCAAACTGCTTACCAAAATATAACCATGATCACATGTCTTTTGACCCATAGAATATCAATAAACGGCCTATTACGATTTTTCTGACATTTAATATATCTTAATAATACTTGTAAAATAATTCCCTTTGTACCCAGTTTAGttcattaatttgttttttttttttttttttttgactatcCATTAGGCACATATCAAGCTGATAGTAGCCAGAATCGTTTTTTTCAGCCTGGATGTGGGGTGATAAAAATGGAGCGACTCTACTTTGTGTAGATCAAGATCATCATATATCTGGAAACGTTGTAGTGTTTTAGTTGGACTTTCCTTTAACTACGGCTAAAGCTAGTAGAAAAACATGTGAGTCAATTCGGGTCGGGTTTGACCAAGATGGTTAGATTCTTGTGCATCTATTCTGCCATTCTCTATCACAAGTCAAAGGTGCGTGAACAAAATTGATTAAAAGTAAccatattttgattgttttgtaaGAATTGTTGAGATACATGTAAAATTAGCTAAGATCATGTTTTTTTTCACACCCATATATAAGTATCGTCCTTTCAAATAACGTTTAAAATATATTCAAGAAAAGAGAACACCCAATGTCCCTATTAACTCTATATCTTATTGCATACAGAAAATCGTTTACATATCTAACGGAGCAATTCATAAATCTTTGGAACAAGTTAAAACCCTAAACATGGAAACCGAAAAAATAACCGAAACAACAAGACACATAAGAAAAAGCGTGTCCCTCGGGAGTGACCTCATAGACTACGATGGAAGAACATCTGCAGATGAATACCCCATGGATTCCGAGTACACGAGTTCCCACAATACCGAATCCATAATTGAATTCACAGATAAAGATGATAAAGATCCCGAAAACCAAAAATCCAATTCACTTCAAGTAAGTTCTAATCTCGTTAATCAAGAATCGGTATCTTCCGGATACCAACAATCCCATGAAGAAATCTTGGAAAACGAGTTGAGATTTTACCGAGATTCTCCTTCGTCGTTGGTCAAATCGAGCTCGTTACCATTTCTTGACAGTTCGTTGTCTAAACTGGTCGATCAATCTCAATCTACGGATGACTTAAAAGCCTTAGAAAGAGTCGAAGCTGAAAAAAACACTACGGATGATAGTTCGGATTCATGTAACCATGTGGGGTCCGCTAAAGATTGGATAGTCCCGGGGGTTGATGAATCGGGAAAAGAGAAAAAAATTCAAGAAGATTATACGGGTCGCAGTTGGGATCGATTGGCGAATAAGGATTTTAAAGTTAAACGGATTGAGAAATGGGTTATGGATCTTCATTATACTCCGGTCAATGAAGTCAACAAGCCTGTGAATCTTGATGACCATGGGAAAAACGCTCGAACCGCTATTTTGGATTGTTCAGCCACTTCGAGAACAGGGACGAAAGGGGTTCGGGGAATGGATGCTGCAAAAAGTTATATTTCTTCATTGAGTGGTTCATCATCAACTGCTCATTTGGCTAACCATGGTTTGGTTACAATACCGTTTTTGAGCGCGTATTCGAGCATGAAGGAGCTTAATTTATCGGGAAACACCATAGGTTTGAACTTCTTGTTTTTGGTTATTTTTTTAATGGCTAAATGAAAGAAATAGGAATGTAgttttatttgtttgtttattatcgtactttcatttctttcgaTTTTGCGTTGTTTATGGATGACGTTGCGATAATTTGGTAGATTTTTTAAAATGCAATGGTGTAagaggaagaaatgaaagtatgatggtataataatcaaataaatgaaagtacgaCACTTTTTCTTACAATATTTTTTTGATTGATGATGTTATTAATTTTAACAGTTAGGATCACGGCAGGCATTCTTCCAAAGGGACTCcatattcttaacttatcaaAAAACAATATTTCTGTTATTGAAGGGCTACGGGAACTTACTCGAATCCGTGCACTTGATCTGAGTTACAACCGTATACTTCGAATAGGACATGGTACGTGTTCTTTGTGTAAATTTGTAGATTTTAGTTAtttaaaattttctaagtaaaatgttgtaatagaaaaaagttaaagtaggatgctataataaaaaaataatattgaaTAGCAACAAATCTTTATTTCATTAGTAGTTTGGTCAATGGACAAATGAAACCATCAATTTTTTAAAACCGTTAAAAACCCATCTAGTCATGTCAACATTTTACATGTTTTTCTGTTAAAGTTACTCAAAATAATCAATTTGGAAAAGTGTAGTGCTTCTAGCAAAGACTTTCAAAGTCTAGAGACCAAATTTACATGGAGTATAAGTAGTTGCTATTTATTATAATTCGCTCGTCACTAGAGTTACTATGTTTTTCCATATTACATGTTTAATGCAAAAAATACTAATAGCAACGTACTTactttgatttgtttattatagcatcctacttagtTCTTTCAATCACGGCATTGCATCCAAAATACAAAGTGATATTTTTTATTGcaataattgggtagatttttcaaattatattgtcctaataagaaaaaaaaattgaaagtataatgctataattggtagatttttcaaagtacaatgcgtGAGTAGGAAAATAATAATAAGCACGAAATGGTAAgcaaaagaaatgaaagtaggatgctaaaaTACACAACTAAATAAAATGGCATtagtatttcttgcatttagccttTCTTTTACAGACAACTCAATAATATAaataatgaaagtaggatgctataatacacaaataaataaaaattccattgctatttcttgcatttagccatttattttcacaaataacataacaATATTGAGTTCTCAATCATTTGAAAGGTCTAGCAGCTTGTTCATCATTAAAAGAACTATACTTAGCCGGAAACAAAATAAGCGAGGTTGAGGGTCTCCACCGTCTTTTAAAACTAAAAGTCTTGGATCTTCGTTTCAACAAGTTGTCCACCACAAAGAGCCTAGGCCAGCTTGCAGCTAATTATAACTCATTACAAGCCATCGGGCTTGAGGGTAACCCGGCCCAAAAAAATGTAGGTGATGAACACCTCAAAAAGTATCTAACCGGGCTCCTCCCACATTTAGCTTATTACAATCGACAGTCAATTAAACCGGGCTCATTAAAAGATCCGGTCAACCGGGCTAGCCAACTTGGCCCGTTTGACCGTGGGATGCGGAAGTCAACTCATTGCCGGAAAAGTCAAAACGCAAGTTCTCATTGTCGACATGTTCGTTTGCCACCGAGTGGGATGAAGACGGGGAATGTACGGCATAATTTTCATGATTTGAGTAATAAACGTTTGATCGTTGGGTCAAAGAATGTCATTCGAAGAACACGAAGCGAAGGAGTTTTACTTAGAGCAGTTTAGGCTGATACAGGATATGACATGACAAGACAACACACATGACATGTATTGGATTGAGAATGAGATCGATATCCATGCGATGGATATTGAGATTGTTGGGATTTAGGAGATATGGAagaaacacatgtaaatattttACTTTGTATATAGTGCAAATAACAATTGTTATAATTCTATTGCTATATTTTTGTCCATAACCGGAAATGCCAGTTATGAAACCCATTGTTATAATAATTATACTAGATTATGATCTGCGTTAAACGCGGGGAACATAAATTTCATACATATTACATTAATAGGTGACATTGTCTTaggtgaaattttaataaaaaatgttagttagatagatttttagactttttgaaccaaacttattaaataaaaatatttaatatttatattaaagcAATTTGATTTTTAATACAGtaatttttaacataaatgatcCACGTGACCTTTGTTTTATTACAACACGATGCAACTTCCTGATTAAAACATGTTGTGTAGTAGCTTTATGAATTGACTTTGTCTGGTGTACCAACCTCCATGGAGGCTCACGTGACTCTTTTGATATTGGCCCTTTGAAACCAAAAGCAATAATAAGTTGTTATATGTACCAGCAACATTAAATTCTGCAAATAAATTCGATAAACACTACAGTTTAAGTGcattgtcataaccataaacatcaaattcagatattttaatttggtaaatttataaagtattttttccttataagaattaaaatatgatttttcaggctacacccaatcacatatacatatcttcTGATCAAAGAAATTAttacaagaaaaaaaacatgttatgaacaaaaatataatattagtttcataattggccaaaggttaacactaataaataataatgaatttTCACAAATCTTATATTTTGGTCACTACATCCAACTAACAAATGAAATCCAGTTTAGAGGATTGATTCAAGAAGTGCATCCATGACTTCTTGTAGCCAAATTTAGGGAAATGCTAAGACCTACCAAGATATGAAGGAACAGTCTATGAGGCTACAGTTGGTTTCTGGAGGGCAATAGAAATTCAAAATCGTTAGCACATATCTTTCCTACCTGCTTCAATTATTaaatttagatcaaacttgtaaaaatcaaattacaaaaaaaaaaaactcaaatataTAACCTAGCAATGAAACAACATATTTTTCACTGAAATAAATATAACAAATCCACAATTTATACTTTATATAATATTCTTAAATTATATCTTACCTTTTCATCTTTAATGGTTACTAACACCCCTTTCTGCCTTATTGTTGTGACACACATGTATATcaaaaataagagaaataacttTAGAGAACGAATGTTGATAGAGTGATCCTTCATTGAAAACGCAACAAAATTATTCATAGAGTCGCTAGAATTCTTCTATAGACCTCTAGAAGATCTCTATAGTGACAACCGGTGTGACTTCTATAAGAACGCACAATTTAAAGTAACacttttgattaatataagtgaaAAATCATTTGGAATACTTACCAATTATGATTGTTTCTACATGAATGTGAACATTAGCATTCTTGTAGAGAAATAGAACTTCAAATGAATCCTACATAGCCAAATCCATAAACATGACAACACAAAAAGAAGCCTAAATTGATATATAACCAATTAGGTTTTGTTGAACAATTTTTTCAgtttatcaaaattttattttattacaaacCTATATGAGTAATCAATAGTCTTAAGCAAGTGAAAGAAGTAATTGTTAATTTAAACCtagtaaaaaaaatacaatattgtGAAATTGCTTATAATTTGCATGTTTGCTTATTGTCCTGGAGGTACCCAACCACTTGGACatgtattattatttgattaattagtgcATTAACTACAATATAGAATATGGAatttaacaattgttcaaattcatttacacttgatttattaatagaaaattgaaaaatttatagtcataaaagtatgcttaattcaacatttttttttatcaaaattagtAGAAAATCGAGTTTCTTGAAGAAACaaatcaaatacacaaaaacgatataaataaaaaaaacaaagaattgAGCAAAGAACATTTGAAGCTCATGTCAGAAAGGTATGACCAATATGATCTTTTTGGCACTTTTCAATGAAGTCATGGTTAATGTTTTCTCATCTTCAAGATGATAAGTACAAGTGAGTAGAGAAAACAAATTTATAAGCATAAAAATATGCTTAATTGAACAAATTTGTTATCAAAgttaatgaaaaatattttttttcgaaATACTCAATTATTAAGTATATAGGATATTACCACTAAGGTATTTAGAGTTTTGCATCATCCTCAAGCTTCAATACAAACATCAATTAATGTTCATCACTTTCAAGTAAAATTATCTGCAAATTAAACTTAAATATAGTAAATATAATCAATAACATTATAAAAAATGGTAAGTTTAAGAATAAATACATACAATTATTAAGTTAGATAGTTGAAAATCGAGCAATTGTAATTTAACATGTATCAAACTGATTATTACTTTCAAAACTTTAGGTATTTAC
The genomic region above belongs to Lactuca sativa cultivar Salinas chromosome 4, Lsat_Salinas_v11, whole genome shotgun sequence and contains:
- the LOC111902165 gene encoding uncharacterized protein LOC111902165; amino-acid sequence: MVRFLCIYSAILYHKSKKIVYISNGAIHKSLEQVKTLNMETEKITETTRHIRKSVSLGSDLIDYDGRTSADEYPMDSEYTSSHNTESIIEFTDKDDKDPENQKSNSLQVSSNLVNQESVSSGYQQSHEEILENELRFYRDSPSSLVKSSSLPFLDSSLSKLVDQSQSTDDLKALERVEAEKNTTDDSSDSCNHVGSAKDWIVPGVDESGKEKKIQEDYTGRSWDRLANKDFKVKRIEKWVMDLHYTPVNEVNKPVNLDDHGKNARTAILDCSATSRTGTKGVRGMDAAKSYISSLSGSSSTAHLANHGLVTIPFLSAYSSMKELNLSGNTIVRITAGILPKGLHILNLSKNNISVIEGLRELTRIRALDLSYNRILRIGHGLAACSSLKELYLAGNKISEVEGLHRLLKLKVLDLRFNKLSTTKSLGQLAANYNSLQAIGLEGNPAQKNVGDEHLKKYLTGLLPHLAYYNRQSIKPGSLKDPVNRASQLGPFDRGMRKSTHCRKSQNASSHCRHVRLPPSGMKTGNVRHNFHDLSNKRLIVGSKNVIRRTRSEGVLLRAV